One window of Cellulomonas shaoxiangyii genomic DNA carries:
- a CDS encoding RNA polymerase sigma factor: MTQARADVDAALAEAWRAHWSHVVALLVGQFASPDLAEDGAADAFEAAARTWPVDGVPTRPGAWLLTAARRRVLDRLRTQAVHRRKEPLMVVDAQVRALAAAAVDPGAHVADEQLRLVLACCHPALAPADRVTLTLRFVVGLGTADIARLQLVQHSAMSARLTRAKKRLATSGIPFSVPAADRLEERLDAVATVLYLVFTAGYQPAEAPGGLRVDLADQAIRLTRELDGLLGGRPGLRALRALMLLQHSRRDARLDADGRIVLLPDQDRTRWYADEIAEGLGLVRALPPLDGLAEDHRLQALVAAEHASAPTAAATRWDVVAGLYGALERRTGSPVVRLARAVAVAEAAGPAAGLALLDGLDDALAHHHRLPAVRGELLLRAGRPADAVAELTRALALVPDTAERTHLTERLDAARAAARRTGKG; encoded by the coding sequence CTGACGCAGGCACGGGCGGACGTCGACGCCGCGCTCGCGGAGGCGTGGCGCGCGCACTGGTCGCACGTCGTCGCGCTGCTCGTCGGGCAGTTCGCGAGCCCGGACCTCGCCGAGGACGGCGCGGCGGACGCGTTCGAGGCGGCGGCGCGCACGTGGCCGGTCGACGGCGTGCCCACCCGGCCCGGTGCCTGGCTGCTCACGGCGGCGCGGCGCCGGGTCCTCGACCGGCTGCGCACCCAGGCGGTGCACCGGCGCAAGGAACCGCTCATGGTCGTCGACGCGCAGGTGCGCGCGCTGGCCGCGGCGGCGGTGGACCCGGGCGCGCACGTCGCCGACGAGCAGCTGCGCCTCGTGCTGGCGTGCTGCCACCCGGCGCTGGCGCCCGCCGACCGCGTGACGCTGACGCTGCGGTTCGTGGTCGGGCTCGGGACGGCGGACATCGCGCGGCTGCAGCTGGTGCAGCACTCCGCGATGTCGGCCCGGTTGACGCGCGCGAAGAAGCGGCTCGCGACGTCGGGCATCCCGTTCTCCGTGCCGGCCGCGGACCGGCTCGAGGAGCGGCTCGACGCGGTCGCGACGGTGCTGTACCTCGTGTTCACGGCCGGCTACCAGCCGGCCGAGGCGCCCGGCGGCCTGCGCGTCGACCTCGCCGACCAGGCGATCCGCCTCACGCGCGAGCTCGACGGGCTGCTCGGCGGGCGGCCCGGCCTGCGGGCGCTGCGCGCGCTGATGCTGCTGCAGCACTCCCGCCGCGACGCGCGCCTCGACGCCGACGGGCGCATCGTCCTGCTGCCCGACCAGGACCGGACCCGCTGGTACGCCGACGAGATCGCGGAGGGGCTCGGGCTCGTGCGCGCGCTGCCGCCGCTCGACGGACTGGCGGAGGACCACCGTCTGCAGGCGCTGGTCGCGGCAGAGCACGCGTCGGCACCGACGGCGGCCGCCACGCGGTGGGACGTCGTCGCCGGGCTGTACGGGGCGCTCGAGCGGCGCACGGGGTCGCCGGTCGTGCGGCTCGCCCGGGCCGTCGCCGTCGCCGAGGCCGCGGGCCCGGCGGCGGGACTCGCCCTGCTGGACGGTCTCGACGACGCCCTCGCGCACCACCACCGGCTCCCCGCGGTCCGGGGTGAGCTGCTGCTGCGCGCGGGCCGGCCGGCGGACGCCGTCGCGGAGCTGACGCGCGCGCTCGCGCTCGTGCCCGACACGGCGGAGCGCACCCACCTGACCGAGCGGCTGGACGCGGCGCGCGCGGCGGCGCGCCGGACGGGCAAGGGCTGA
- a CDS encoding Nramp family divalent metal transporter, which produces MPAVEEPSRPTGRARPGRGVPVLLGPAFVAAVAYVDPGNVAANLTAGARYGYLLLWVLVAANVMAVLVQYQSAKLGLVTGRSLPDVLGSRLRRGPRLAFWAQAELVAAATDVAEVVGGAIALHLLFGVPLPLGGLVVGVASMALLVTQDRFGQRRFEVVVVTLLGVITVGFLCGLAVDPPDPGGMLGGLVPRFAGTDSVLLAASMLGATVMPHAIYVHSALVRDRHGHAPAGDGRRLLLRATRWDVATALAVAGAVNLGLLLLAAAGLQGTAGTDSIEGAHAAIVDALGPGIGIAFAVGLLASGLASTSVGAYAGAAIMEGLVHKKVPLLVRRAVTIVPAVLLLALGADPTWTLVLSQVVLSFGIPFALVPLVRLGRDRELMGADRNGPWLQAVLWVVVALVVLLNLALLVLLVAG; this is translated from the coding sequence TTGCCCGCCGTCGAGGAGCCGAGCCGCCCCACCGGGCGGGCGCGCCCCGGCCGCGGCGTGCCCGTGCTGCTCGGCCCCGCGTTCGTGGCCGCCGTCGCCTACGTCGACCCGGGCAACGTCGCCGCGAACCTCACCGCCGGCGCGCGGTACGGGTACCTGCTGCTGTGGGTGCTGGTGGCCGCGAACGTCATGGCCGTGCTCGTCCAGTACCAGTCCGCGAAGCTCGGCCTCGTCACCGGCCGGTCGTTGCCCGACGTGCTCGGCAGCCGGCTGCGCCGCGGGCCGCGCCTCGCGTTCTGGGCCCAGGCCGAGCTCGTCGCCGCCGCCACCGACGTGGCCGAGGTCGTGGGCGGCGCGATCGCCCTCCACCTGCTGTTCGGGGTGCCGCTGCCGCTGGGCGGGCTGGTCGTCGGGGTCGCGTCGATGGCGCTGCTCGTCACGCAGGACCGGTTCGGGCAGCGGCGGTTCGAGGTCGTCGTCGTCACGCTGCTCGGCGTCATCACGGTCGGGTTCCTCTGCGGCCTCGCCGTCGACCCGCCGGACCCGGGCGGCATGCTCGGCGGCCTCGTGCCGCGGTTCGCCGGCACCGACTCCGTGCTGCTGGCCGCGAGCATGCTCGGCGCGACCGTCATGCCGCACGCCATCTACGTGCACTCCGCGCTCGTGCGCGACCGGCACGGGCACGCCCCCGCCGGCGACGGCCGGCGCCTGCTGCTGCGCGCCACCCGGTGGGACGTCGCCACGGCGCTCGCGGTCGCCGGCGCGGTGAACCTCGGTCTCCTGCTGCTGGCCGCAGCCGGGCTGCAGGGCACCGCGGGCACCGACTCGATCGAGGGCGCGCACGCCGCGATCGTCGATGCGCTGGGGCCGGGCATCGGCATCGCGTTCGCCGTCGGCCTGCTCGCCTCGGGCCTCGCCTCCACGTCCGTCGGCGCCTACGCGGGCGCGGCGATCATGGAGGGCCTGGTCCACAAGAAGGTGCCGCTCCTCGTGCGCCGCGCGGTGACGATCGTCCCCGCCGTGCTGCTGCTCGCCCTCGGCGCCGACCCGACGTGGACGCTCGTGCTCAGCCAGGTCGTGCTGAGCTTCGGCATCCCGTTCGCGCTGGTGCCGCTGGTGCGGCTCGGCCGCGACCGCGAGCTCATGGGCGCCGACCGCAACGGCCCGTGGCTGCAGGCCGTGCTGTGGGTCGTGGTCGCGCTCGTCGTCCTGCTCAACCTCGCCCTGCTGGTGCTGCTCGTCGCGGGCTGA
- a CDS encoding GNAT family N-acetyltransferase: MASTTTTWTLRELPLVLTPQDADAWLQTGLVRARNAVIRAEWGNDDFAGTEREAFSDLQHQTYTRRRRVVAVLDGAEDDPARVVGYARLELFLKENTHTGYADVGVLPEHRGQGIGTALHEAALRLARADGRTRLMTETDHAVEPPAGPGARTASTGSGRVPADEPSVRFAQAHGWTLEQVVRHSRLHLPVDPDVLATHRAAARERAGADYRVVSWQDLCPDEWVDQFALLNTRMSTAVPLGGLDVQEDVWDAARVRATEQQHLGRGEHLVRSAVEHVPSGTLVAYSSLVVPGHSDEFVWQGDTLVLTEHRGRRLGMLVKVAQLDLLARVRPQVRRISTWNAEENSFMLAINVALGFRPEGCVGEWQAQL; the protein is encoded by the coding sequence ATGGCGAGCACCACCACGACCTGGACCCTCCGCGAGCTGCCGCTCGTCCTCACCCCGCAGGACGCCGACGCCTGGCTGCAGACCGGCCTCGTGCGGGCCCGCAACGCGGTGATCCGCGCGGAGTGGGGCAACGACGACTTCGCGGGCACCGAGCGCGAGGCGTTCTCGGACCTGCAGCACCAGACGTACACGCGCCGCCGCCGGGTCGTCGCCGTGCTCGACGGCGCCGAGGACGACCCCGCGCGCGTCGTGGGCTACGCGCGCCTCGAGCTGTTCCTGAAGGAGAACACGCACACGGGCTACGCCGACGTCGGCGTGCTGCCCGAGCACCGCGGGCAGGGCATCGGCACCGCGCTGCACGAGGCCGCACTGCGCCTCGCCCGCGCCGACGGGCGCACCCGGCTCATGACCGAGACCGACCACGCCGTCGAGCCGCCGGCCGGTCCCGGCGCCCGCACCGCGTCCACCGGCTCGGGTCGCGTCCCCGCCGACGAGCCGTCCGTGCGGTTCGCGCAGGCCCACGGCTGGACCCTGGAGCAGGTGGTGCGGCACTCGCGCCTGCACCTGCCGGTCGACCCCGACGTGCTCGCGACGCACCGGGCGGCCGCGCGCGAGCGCGCCGGCGCGGACTACCGCGTCGTGTCGTGGCAGGACCTGTGCCCCGACGAGTGGGTCGACCAGTTCGCGCTGCTCAACACGCGCATGAGCACGGCCGTCCCGCTCGGCGGCCTGGACGTGCAGGAGGACGTCTGGGACGCCGCCCGCGTCCGCGCCACCGAGCAGCAGCACCTCGGACGCGGCGAGCACCTGGTGAGGTCGGCCGTCGAGCACGTGCCGAGCGGCACGCTCGTCGCGTACTCGAGTCTCGTGGTGCCGGGGCACAGCGACGAGTTCGTGTGGCAGGGCGACACGCTCGTGCTGACGGAGCACCGCGGCCGGCGGCTCGGGATGCTCGTGAAGGTCGCGCAGCTCGACCTGCTCGCGCGCGTGCGTCCGCAGGTCCGGCGCATCAGCACGTGGAACGCCGAGGAGAACAGCTTCATGCTCGCCATCAACGTCGCGCTCGGGTTCCGCCCGGAGGGCTGCGTCGGGGAGTGGCAGGCGCAGCTCTGA